The DNA sequence AACCGTTTGTTCACCGATAGCAGAGTCAACAATATACGTACCATTTGTCAGAATACTGCCTGCGCCAATTTTCGTTTGCCCTTTCAAGCTAACATTAGCTTCAATTTGTACTTCTGGTTCAATCTGTACATCTACATCGATATAAGTCGCTTCTGGATTTACAAAGCTAACCCCATTCACCATATGAGCTTGATTGATTCGGCGACGCATAATACTTTCTGCCGTTGCCAATGCCACGCGGTCATTGACACCAAGACTTTCATCAAAATCTTTCAAAGTATAAGCGCCGACTTTTTCGCCATTCTCACGGAAAATGCCGATTACATCTGTGATGTAGTATTCTCCTTGCGCATTATTGGTATTGATATTTTTCAAGGCTTCAAAAAGACGGGCGTTATCAAAAACATACGTTCCTGTATTGATTTCTTTGATTTGCTTTTCAAAATCCGAAGCATCTTTTTGCTCCACAATTTTGATCACTTCTTCCTGCTGATTACGGACAATCCGCCCATAACCAAATGGATTTTCCGCTTCAGCTGTCAAAATCGTTGCAACATTTTTGTGGTTGACATGAAAGTTAATCAAATTTTTCAGGCTTTCTCCTGTGATTAAAGGAGTGTCTCCTGCAATGACTAATGTTTGCCCTGCCAAACCTTCCAGCACAGGCTCTGCCATCATCACAGCATGACCAGTTCCTAATTGCTCCGTTTGACGAACAAACTCTGTCTGCCCCGCCAATACTTGCTCCACCAACTCTGCCTTGTGTCCGACCACTGTCACAGTCTTTTCAGGCGCAATAGCTCCAACACTTCTAAATACATGTTCTAACATTGAAATTCCAGCAACTTTGTGAAGCACTTTTGGTAAATCTGACTTCATGCGAGTGCCTTTTCCAGCTGCTAAAATAATTGCATAGTTTATCATAATAGTTCCTTTTATCAAAATAAATTTATTTTATTATAGCATTTTTTATATCATTTGTTAAGATTCTCTCTGTAATGCTTTAATCCGCATCTTTTATAGCGGATAAACCTTGTGAAATTCTTCTAAGACAACACCGCTTTCTTGCGAAAATTCCAAACCGACTTCTGCCAACCACTCTGTAAAAAGTTCCTGATGGACTTGCTGCCAATAAGTCAATGATTTGTCTCCCTCTCCTTCTTTAAAAGCGTGCTCTGCAGACACTTGATTGAAAGGGACAACCGTTACTTTGGTCACTTTAATAATACAGACAGCTTGACCCTGACCGTCTAAAATCACATCAAAGGTTCCTGCTTGAGGAATCGGCTCACCATCTATCTGATACAAATCGTAGGCAGAAGCTGTCGCAGTCTTTTCTCCTTTCAAAACTAAATCCGCCAGCTGATCTGGTTCTGCACCAAATGCCCAGGCGTCTATTTTGTCGCCGATTGCGGGGTTGATTGTTTTGTATTCATTCCATAATTGTTCTGGGGTCATGGTTTCTCCTATCTGTAATTTTAACTCATAAGCTGGGTAAGCTCCTAAGCATTGATAACCTAGCTTCTCAGCTATTTTCTTTGAGGCTTCATTGTGGGCGTCCCAGAGCGGAAAAACGCTACGCTGCAGGGATTCCAAAATCATCTTCGCCCCAAGTACAGCAGCTAAGCCCTGCTGTTGATAAGCCGGTTTCGTTGCAATCTCGATTTCAATGGCTTTTTGGTAAACAAGTGCTGTCGAGACCCCAGCAACGATTTCCTGACCCTTTCGGATCACAAAGCCAAAAGCTCCGCCTTCTTGAAAATCTTTAAAAGTTGCAAAATTCCCCTGCAAATCCTGAGACCATTCTTCCTGAGCCAGTTTTTGATAGGTTTTTGGGTCGATTACCTCAATAACGAGCTGCTCCGATAACTGCTCCACGATGTTTTTCAAAACCTTGTCATCAAAATCTGCCTCATCTTTAAAAGCATAACGGGTAAAAGGAGATAAGGTTGGACAAGAGGATAAGCAGCCTTGCCAAGAAGCCTCTTCAGATATGAGAATGCGGTAGTCTGGCTTACAAAAGTCCCTATAATCCGCCAGTAATGCCATATCTGCCTGCCCAGCCAAAAAGAGAAAATCTCCTTGTTCATACAAAACGGCAGTCTCGTCTTCATTTGTATAAAACTGCCCCAGCTCAGCTTTCAAACCATATCTCACCATGTTCTTTTGCCAATGCTGGAAAGATTTCTGCAGTCTTGGCTCAATGGTCATTGCTTTCATTCTACTTGTTACCTCACTTCAAACTCCAGCCACCGTCAATCTTGACAATCTCGCCCTGCATGGATTTGGCTTTTCCTGAGGCTAGAAAGAGAGTCAGCTCGGCGACTTCTTCTGGTTCTATCCAGCGCTTAATAGGAGTTTCGCCTGCTACCCACTGGGCTAAGCCTCCCGGCTCAAAATCCGCAGCAGTCATACTTGTTTTAACTGCACCCGGTGCAATCCCAAAAACCTGCACTCCCTGCTCCGCATAGTCTAGTGCCAACTGCTTGGTAAATCCTGCTAGAGCATGCTTGGAAGAAGTGTAAGCATGACCGCCACCGCCAGCTAAGCTAGATGCAATTGAGCACATATTGATGATGATGCCTGATTGTTTCTTCAACATCTGCGTCAGATAATAACGAGTTAGCTCTACTGGTGTTACATAGTTAATCTCGAAAATTTCTTGGATCTCCTGAGCGGATTGCTCAAGAAGTGGCTTGTAATCATCCAGCACTCCAGCTGTATTGCAAAGGACATCTACCTGTGGACACCAAGCAAAAACTGGTTGAAGTCCTAACGTCAAATCTTGTTGAAGAAAATAAAAATCCCCTGTCAAACTTGGCTTTTCAGACCGGTCTACACCGTATACGCGCCAGCCATTTTCCAAAAAAAGCTGCGCCTGAGCCAGACCAATCCCTGAGCTAACACCTGTCACCAAAACCGTCCTAGTCATGGACTTCCACCCAGTCATCTGCTAATACGTCACAAGGCGTCGGACTCCACATGGAAAAGCCTTCTCCCTCGCCTGATACATTGATGAGAAAATATGGCGTCACTTCAAGCGCCACTCCGTTCTGCTCAATGCTGTCAAAAAGCTGGATATAATTCTCAGCACCGCCCCAGCCTATGCGGACATATTTCTTCTTGGCTTTGAGACCTGGTAAAATTTCTTCGAATGTCATTTTCGTTTTCTCCTTTTAGCTATAAATATCGTGATTCGTTTTTTAGTTAGATTTTAAGTTGATGTTTATTTCAGCTCAATCAGTTTTTGATAGATTTTTTCAGTGAGTTCTTTCTGTTGAGTCCCAGTTAAATAGCGAGAAGTTCGAATTACAAGTGTACCGTATACATAGTGAGAACCAGGATTTAAAAATCCATTCCCATCAAAAGCCGATAGGTAGATATTTCTCTTTTCCGCATCCTCTTTCGTAGGATAAACTTCGATATCGCCACCTGCATCTGTCCCTTTTTCTGCAATATCTGTACCATCAACAGCTTCGGTGACTTGGCTATCGCTAAAATAAATCGAAGCAGTATAGCCACCCTGTTTATTCAATTGTCCATTAGGGTCGTGAGTTTCTGTTACCGATTGCACTCCAGTGATTGTCTCAATCTCTCTCAATCGCTCCTCAACAAAAGCATTGGTCGGATTTGTAATTTGTTTCAGCTGTGTGACACTCTGTTGATACTGATTCATTTTTTCAGAGAGATTTTTCTGACTGGCTGCATAATCTACTGGCTCAGTAAGTTCTTTAACTTGCTTTTCAATATCTTCTGTCTTACTTTCCATTTTAGGAGCTTTCCGAATCTCCTTATCAGTGTCAGATATGGCTGTTTTTAAATCCTCTAATGTAGCTGGTTCTAGTGGTTCAGCATTTGTTTTAACAAGTTTTTCAGCATCTGAGACTAGACTCTCAATGTCTTTATTACTATCTTTCAAGGCTATGACAGCTTTTTCATAACTAGCTACCGCCCTTTGATGAGGGGCGTAAATGAAGAAATAATACCCTGTCACAAGTAATAGCAAAACTACTACAACACTCATAATCCCTACATTTTTCTTTTTCATATCTCTTTACCCTTTTTCTATCATCAAGTAATCCTAGTTGAACATATACAACTAGAGTTTCTGAACTTGCTTTTGAAAGATGATTTTACGCCTTTCTTCATTTTATACTAGTATAGCATAAAATGAAGTGGCAATCGCTGTTTTTTCTTGCTTTTTACTGCTACTTCTGTTAGACTAGCAAGAGTAAATGAATTTTGAGTGAGTATTTTTGTTTTTCATCTTTACTTTTTCTATTTTTTACGCAACATTTTAGAGAAAGGAAGTAAGATGTATGGCACAAGGTACAGTAAAATGGTTCAATGCTGAAAAAGGCTTCGGCTTTATTTCACAAGAAAACGGATCAGACGTATTTGCTCACTTTTCAGCGATTCAATCCGACGGATTCAAATTACTGAATGAAGGCGAAAAAGTAACTTTTGACATTGAAGAAGGTCAACGTGGTCTTCAAGCAGTCAATATTACAAAATTAGCATAAGACAAGAAAAGGCTGGGCAAAAAGTGTCCCAGCTTCTATCATATTTATTAATAAACGAATAACGTAGCTTCAACATTCAGTGAATTGTTGAAGGCGGGAAATCAGCCTTGCACAGCAAACTACCGTGATTGGACTCTTCATTCGCTTTTCAAGCTCGGAAGAGCACCTTTGACGAAAACTTCGTTTTCTTCATCTGCAACCTTAAACAGCTTGATAACTGTTTAAGCACCCTTGCAGGGGTGGGACTACGAACTAAAAATTTTTTATTTTTAGTTCTGTCCCACTCCCTTTTTTTCTCAAATAACGATAACTGCAACAGAAGTCAATCTCATACTTTCCCTATTTGATTGTCAAACTTTATTCCACTTTCTATCTGCGTCCATTTTATCTGCTTTCGCTTTCAGCAAACGGATGAGCTCTCTATTGCTTCCCTTATTTATAATAGCATTCATGACTATCTTTCTTTGTAATAACTTGTCGAGACTATCTTTTGGAATTTGGTCTAATAATTCTTCCCAATTGCGTTTCGTTAAACGGTTCAAATTCTTTAAGGCACTTGCTTCCGCTCTTTTTCTTGCGGCTTCATGTTTAGGATAGCCAATACCAAACTCACCATCAAATAATTTATCCAATGTATATTGCAGGTTCAATTGACCTTGCCAACCAAAATTTAAGCCTAATGGCAGGGAAGCGACATTTCCTCCATTGATGCGTCCAAAGAGGAATGCGTCTTGAGGATTTTCTATATAGCCACACAAAAGACCTGGCAAACTATTACAGGCCAGCGTCATCCCTTGACCTGAGGAGCATCCTGTTACAACAAAATCGACTGCTTCACTTTCTATTAAGAGACTAATCAACATTGCTATTTCGACATAAGAATACTGCTCATCCTCGTCTTCAAAAATTCCAAAATTCAGCACTTCATCAGACGATTGGACTGCTTTTTTTACAGATTCAAATAGCAGAGCATTCATATTTTTCCGACTAGTTCCTTGGATAACTGCAACTCTCATTTCAACTCCTTTTCCATTTTGACAAAAAGGTAAATATCTCCGTTACTTTCCTGTGGCTGCCGTCCAATCACGTTGAAACCACAATTGAGATAAAGCCTTTGAGCTCTTTGATTAAAATCAGCAACTGAGAGAGTCAGGATTTTTGCTGAAAGATTTTCCTCGATAAAAAGCAAAATGATTTGTAAAAACTCTTTGCCTTGACCTTTGCCACAATACTCTGGCTTCATGCCTAAACCTAGCTCCTGCTTGTCCTTGTCAACTGGAAAAAGGCAAAAAAAGCCATATAATTCATCATTTTTGAGAACCTGATAATAGTGATCACCACGCGCTTCAGGAGATAAAATTTCTTCATAATCCTCAGGATCTGCTTGCATATCATAAAAGCTATAAATTCCTTCATAATGCCAATTATTAGCAATTTCTTCTGCATTACTTTGCCTTAATGGTTCAATCTTCATAGATGTCCTTTCTCAAAATTCCCAATAAAAACGTTTCTGATCAGCTTTTTCCTCACAACCCAATTTTCGATAAAACTCATGAGCCTTCATTCGTGAAATACCAGAGTTTATTCGAATACCTGTGTAACCAGCTGCCACGCCCTCTTCACGAATGGCCTGCATCAAAGCTTTGCCATATCCCTGACCTTGAAAATCTTTGTCAACTGCTAGTGCCAACAGGTTGAGCAAAGATGAAAAGTAAAGGCAGTCATAACGACAAGCGTGGGCATAACCGACAAGTTGACCTGCTGCATTTTCTGCCACCAAGATAAAATGATCTGACCTATCCAACAGCTCTGATAGTTTCTGACGAGTTTCTATCAAGCCAAAATCATAGCCGAGAGCAGTTGCATTGATTTCCTGAATAGCTGCTGCGTCTGAAAGTTCTGCTGGTCGTATCATATTCGCACCTCTTTTTCTTTCTATTATAACAAAAAACAGCGGTAATCGCTGTTTAGAGATTATTTCGATATTTGCTCTAGTAACCAAGTTCTAGCATCATTCAATGGTGTGGTTGCAGCAATATCTGGCTCGATTGGAGTATTTTCATAACGATTACCCTTTCGGTCAATAACCCGAGAGACCGTCAGCTGAATTGTTGCCCCGTCATAAAGAGAATAAACCATATTTCCTGTTGTATAGCCAGCTGTTGGCTTGCCAAAAGTTTTAACGTTTGGTAAGCTTTTGAAAGCTAATGTCGTCATTTCACCAGAGCTAGCTGTATTACCATTAACTAGAATTGCTATAGGAATTGTTTTGGAACTGCTATTTGAATTTTCTTCTGTCTGCTTGCTTGCCAATATTTGTGATAAAGTAGTACCTATTTTTTGACCATTTGCATATTCAAATTGAAAGAGAGTATCATTAGGCAAAATAGCAGCTAATCCACCAATCATAGGATACATATTGCCGCCGCTATTATTCTCCAAATCCACAATTACTCCCTTGTAAGTTTCCTTAGTTAGTGCTCGATTTAGGATCGTTTGATAAGCCTTAGCTTCTTTCTCGTTTCCCATAAAAGGAGGTAATTTCAAGTAAAGAATGCCATTCTCATTTTTTACAACAGGAAGCTGACTTTCTTCCTTTTGTGAAGTTTTAAATTCCTTCGGTGTATAAAAATAAGAATGTTTTCCTCCCGATAGTTTTGTCATTTTCTTTAGAACTGGATAGGTATCTGCATAAGTTTTGGCAGATTTGACTTCTTTTAATGCTTTTTCCTTTTCTTGTGACCAATTTTCATCAATATAAAGAGCAGAATTCATCTTATTTAGAGCAGATTTTGCGTATTGCTCAGGACTAGGTGGTAAAAGATAGATATCATCATTAGGACCGAAATATAACACTGCTCCCAATACCGCTAAAAGCAATACTCCTAGCACACCTAGACAACCAATACATCCTTTTTTCATTTTTTCCTCCATCACTTACTTTATTATCACTATTATATGGAAAAATGAGAGTGGGACAGAAATCAATAATCCGAAGAATTTGATTTCGTCGTCCCACCTCCGCACAATTGGTTAGGATAGCCGATATTACCGGTATAACAAGAGATAAGGATATCCAACCAACCACTGCGTCTTACAACCCAAACTATAAAATGCATGAAGCTGGGACTTTCCCCTAACCTCATCTTACAATTTACAATTATTTCTTACATTTTTGTAAGGTAAACTCATCAATTAATTTCCGAATGTTGGTAGCCATAGATAAAATAGATAATTGTTCCGACTAGTAAGGCAAGCCCGAATGCCAGCCATGTGTCAAAGCCATATTGGGTCATGAAAGACAGACAGATAATAATGGATAAGATTGGCGTCATAGGCACCAGAGGAGTTTTAAATTCCCCTGCTTGAGGAAGTCCTTTATCCTTGCGCAACTTCAAAATAGCTACTGCTAACAAAATCAGATAAGCCAAGGTGCAGATATTTAGAAAGGATGCGATACTTGCTAGCGGAAAAATACCAGCACAAATAGCCGCTACAATTCCTACCAAAACCGTAGCATTTTTCGGTACCCGACTAGTGGCAGTTAATTTTCTAAAAGATTTTGGTAACAAACCGTCACGTGCAATGCTGTAAATCATGCGCGACAGAGCATAAGTCATGGAAATGCAAACGGTAATCAAAGTCAAAATCGCCACCACTGACACATAATTAGCCACCCAGCTAAGTCCAGCACTGCGAAGCGCAAACGCGACAGCATCTGCCACATCTAGCTTGCTGTAGTGAACAATCCCTGTCAGAACCAGTGTCACCAATATATAAAGTACCGTTACAATGGACAAAGATAGCACAATCCCTCGTGGAACATTCTTTTGTGGCTCCTTAATCTCGTCCACCGCCATAGAAATAGACTCGAAACCTAGAAAAGCAAAGAACATCAGAGAAGCACCAGCCATAATTCCAACATTGCCACCATATAATTTTCCAAAGCCAAATGGGGCAAAATGAGACCAATTTTCAGGTTTAATAAAGAAAATACCTACAAAGATAAAAAGGGCAAGCGCCGAAAACTTCAAGACAACCAAAGCAGAATTAAATCGCAGAGCTGCTTTAGAATTTAATAAAACCACACCTGTTACAAATACCAAAACAAGAATCGGCAGTAAGTCTACATAGGTTCCCGCTTGCGGATTAAAGGTTCCATTGAGCGCTCTTGGCATACTCAAACCAAATCCATTCAGCAAGCCTTTCAAATAGGAAGCCCAACCAGAGGCAACACTAGATACCGCCGTCATAAATTCCATAATGGTCAGCCAACCTGCTATCCAAGCTGGAAATTCTCCAAAAACAGCATAGAGATAGCTATAAGCACCTCCATTTGCAGGAATTCTTGACGCAAATTCTGCATAAAAGAAAGCAGAAATACTCACGCAAAGAGCAGAAATAATAATCGAAACCACCAAAGCTGGACCAGCTAGAGTTGCAGCCGCCGTTCCGGTAATCGTGAAAATACCCGTTCCCACCATAGCGCCAATCCCTAACAAAATCAAATCAAGCAATCGTAAATGACGACGCATGCCAGTCCGATCTCGACTGACATCTTTTTTACGAAAAATATTCATCCTAAACTCCAATTTATTAGATTGAATTATTCTACCATAAAAGCAATCAAAAAGGAATCAAACGTCCCTCTTTTTTGTTAAATAAATTGAAAAAGGAGCAAGAATAGCCCTACTCCTTTTCACTATTATCCGTACCTATCGCTAACTCACATCGACACAATTCTACGATAACTGCGTGATGTGATGAGAAAGACAAGTACATAGATGATAAAGAAAACAGCACAAACGCCAAGCGTAACTTCCAACATCAATGCAGCATTTAAGACCCCCAGAACTTTTAACATGAGACTCAGCATATGATAAGCAAATGCCAGATGCACAAAAGCGAAAGCAAGCGGTAAGAAGAACACAGTCAAAATTTGTTTGCGAATGGTGCGCTTGGTTTGCTTTTCATCTAATCCTACCTTTTGTAAAATTACAAAGCGGTCTCGGTCTTCATACCCTTCTGAAATCTGTTTGTAGTAGATTACCAAAACCGTTCCCAGCATAAAGACAATTGAAAGGAAAATACCAATAAAGAAAACGCCACCTAACATACTCATAATTTCCTGCACACCTTGGATTCTTGTATAACCATACACACCGGCATTATCGGGGAGCGTCGTATTGAACTGTTTCAGCTTCTTCTGGTAAGCTGTATCCAAATCGCCCTTTTTCTTATTAGAAGCCCTGATATTCAAGCCGCCATATAACTCTGTATTAATCGTGTAATGTTGCTTTTGGGAATCCACCAATTTTTGTGGGTCATTAACCACCATAAAAAGTGACTGAGGGATAATGATATTATACTGATCTGTAATGTTTCCAAGAACAAAGTCCTCTTTTAAAAGTTCTTTAACTATCAATTCTTGCCCGTTCAGCTTAAGAGGCTGAGTTTGCCTGATAGAGATTCCTTTTGCAAAGATTACTGTCTCATTATCTTTTAAATTCAATGTTTTGCCCGTCATTTTCCGATAATCATCAGCTGAAAACAGCAGAATATAGGCCTGTGGAGAAACTCGTGTTTCACCTTTTGGATAAATATCAAGCTGAATGCCCTTTTGATTTTTAATTCCCATCGAATAATATTGATAAGCATTTTTCTTAGTGACTGTTAAATGATTCTCTTTTGCAAATTCTGTCAATGCCTGATCCAATTGAACAGCTGACACTGCCTTCCCCTTTATCGTATAATCTTGGGGGTACATCACTGTTTTCAGATAATCAGCACCAGCGTAGATGTTAATACCACCAGCTAAGGTGACTAAGACCATGGTTGACAAAATCGAAATCGTTGCTAAGCCAACCGCATTTTTCTTCATCCGAAAAATCAAATTGGACACAGAAATCATATTGTTTGGTTGATAGTAATATCGTTTATTTTTCTGGAGCAACTGCAAAAATACCGTAACTCCTGCATTGAACAGCAGATAAGTCCCTAAAATAACAAAGAGAACAGCTATAAAAAATATACCAATTGCTGTCAATGGATTTTTGACACTCAGAGCTAGGTAATAAGCATAGCCTAAAGAAATCGATCCAATAATCGTTTGAATCAGAAGAAATCGTCCTTTTCTTTCACCGCTATTCTTTTCCTTGGCCAATTGCAAAGCATTAAAACGTAGAATCCTCAAACCGTTGACAAGCACCAAGCCCGCAAAAATAACGCCATAGATGACAACAACTGAAATAAGAACTAACCATTGAAACGTGGATACTAGAACAACTTTTAACCCCATCAATTTCAGTAAAAAGGCATAAATCAATTTATCAAATACAATACCAAATCCAAGACCAATCGTGACAGTCGTCGCTCCTAAAATCAATAACTCAATAAACACCATGGTAAAGAGATGACGTTTATTAAGTCCTAGCATTCCATACAGCCCCAGTTCTTTCGAGCGATTTTTCATGACGAAGCTATTAGCATAAAAAACGATAATCGCTGCAGCAATCGTCACAATAATCACTCCAAGAGCCAAGACAAATGAAATAGAACTTGCCCCCTGCATTTTTTGTAAATGAGGATTAAACGTTAAAGAATTAAAAATATATGAAATAGCGACGACTAAACAAGTTGCCAACGTAAATGGATAGTATAATCTACGATTTTTCACTAGGTTAGAAACCGCTAATTTTCCCGCTAATCTAAGCACCTTGATTCACCTCGCTTGCCATAACCGTTAAGGTATCAGAAATCTCTTGGAACATCTGGCGCTCGGTCTTATCTCCTCGGAAGATTTGATTGTACAAAATTCCGTCCTTTATGAACAGTACGCGCTTAGCACGGCTTGCCGCAGAAGTCGAGTGCGTTACCATAAGAATCGTCTGTCCGCGGTCATTGATGTCATCAAACACATCTAAAAGCGCCGCAGAAGACTTAGAATCGAGCGCCCCTGTTGGTTCATCCGCCAGCAGAATTTCCGGATTGGTGATAATAGCACGCGCCACCGCCACCCGTTGTTTTTGACCACCGGAAATTTCATAGGGGAATTTTTCCTGCAATTGGTTAATCCCCAGTTCATTACAAGTAGTAACCAACTTTTGCATCATTTCTGTAATCGGACGGCGTGACAAAACGAGCGGCAAAAGAATATTGTCCTTGACCGAGAGCGTGTCTAACAGGTTGAAATCTTGAAAAACGAAACCTAATTTTTCCCGACGGAAGCTCGAAGCTTGACTGTTTTTAATCGTCGCTGTATCCGTGCCATTGAGAAAGACGCGTCCTTCGGTTGGCTTGTCTAGCATGGCAAGAATGTTGAGCAGAGTGGATTTCCCAGAACCCGACTCGCCCATGATAGCGACATAATCACCTTCATCTACTGTAAAATGAATGTCTTTCAATGCTTCTACTTGGTTGCCTTGAAAGCGAGTTTTGTAAATTTTCTTCACATGTTGTACGTCTAATAGTGTCATCATTTTCTCCTTTTTTAAAATCTAAAATATAACTGTTGCGCTGATTGACTCACTTCATAGCCAAATTGCGCTTTTTCAATATCTTTTACGTTTGGCTGAAGCAATTGCCTGTCTTGTTTCAATAAAATTTTACCATATTCAGCTTGTTCTCCTTTTTTGATACTACTTTGCAGCGAATTGCTCGCCGCAAGACTATAATTTACTCATTTTTGAACGAGGTAAGCAATGCAAGTAATCAACCATAAGTGAGCTGGATAAAAGATATAAAAGAAATACTTGCTCCACTTGGTCACAGGACCGCGCTCGCCATTATAGAGTGAAATAAAAGGCAGTACTGTGATAAAAAGCCAATCGGAATTATAAAACATCATTAACAGTGTGTCGCTCCATGTCGGGTAAATCTGAATACTCATACAAAATAGTACAACTGCTAAAATACCATATAGAAGATTGCGGAGGTTTTTCTTTCCCCTGCAAGTATAGGTAATCAACATAAATGGAATAATGACCATGCCACCCTCTGTCACAAAACCAGCCAGCAAGCAAACAACAATGCCTAAGATAAAGCGAATGGGCTGGCGTTTAATATCAACTGGCTTGCTCGTTTGGTTTATGCCAAAAAAGATATTGAGGACAAGTACACCGCAAGCCAAAGTTAAGAAAATATTATTATATATCTGAACTCCTTTAGACTGAAACAGCAAATTGAGAATCGTA is a window from the Streptococcus anginosus subsp. whileyi MAS624 genome containing:
- a CDS encoding ABC transporter ATP-binding protein: MTLLDVQHVKKIYKTRFQGNQVEALKDIHFTVDEGDYVAIMGESGSGKSTLLNILAMLDKPTEGRVFLNGTDTATIKNSQASSFRREKLGFVFQDFNLLDTLSVKDNILLPLVLSRRPITEMMQKLVTTCNELGINQLQEKFPYEISGGQKQRVAVARAIITNPEILLADEPTGALDSKSSAALLDVFDDINDRGQTILMVTHSTSAASRAKRVLFIKDGILYNQIFRGDKTERQMFQEISDTLTVMASEVNQGA
- a CDS encoding ABC transporter permease; this encodes MLRLAGKLAVSNLVKNRRLYYPFTLATCLVVAISYIFNSLTFNPHLQKMQGASSISFVLALGVIIVTIAAAIIVFYANSFVMKNRSKELGLYGMLGLNKRHLFTMVFIELLILGATTVTIGLGFGIVFDKLIYAFLLKLMGLKVVLVSTFQWLVLISVVVIYGVIFAGLVLVNGLRILRFNALQLAKEKNSGERKGRFLLIQTIIGSISLGYAYYLALSVKNPLTAIGIFFIAVLFVILGTYLLFNAGVTVFLQLLQKNKRYYYQPNNMISVSNLIFRMKKNAVGLATISILSTMVLVTLAGGINIYAGADYLKTVMYPQDYTIKGKAVSAVQLDQALTEFAKENHLTVTKKNAYQYYSMGIKNQKGIQLDIYPKGETRVSPQAYILLFSADDYRKMTGKTLNLKDNETVIFAKGISIRQTQPLKLNGQELIVKELLKEDFVLGNITDQYNIIIPQSLFMVVNDPQKLVDSQKQHYTINTELYGGLNIRASNKKKGDLDTAYQKKLKQFNTTLPDNAGVYGYTRIQGVQEIMSMLGGVFFIGIFLSIVFMLGTVLVIYYKQISEGYEDRDRFVILQKVGLDEKQTKRTIRKQILTVFFLPLAFAFVHLAFAYHMLSLMLKVLGVLNAALMLEVTLGVCAVFFIIYVLVFLITSRSYRRIVSM
- a CDS encoding TraX family protein, with product MKTKGLNAFQLKLLMAVLMVFDHLEKIPGLLSGEWASIFHALTRCVAVWFAFAAVEGFLYTRSRLLYNMRLFFWSAIMFAGNTILNLLFQSKGVQIYNNIFLTLACGVLVLNIFFGINQTSKPVDIKRQPIRFILGIVVCLLAGFVTEGGMVIIPFMLITYTCRGKKNLRNLLYGILAVVLFCMSIQIYPTWSDTLLMMFYNSDWLFITVLPFISLYNGERGPVTKWSKYFFYIFYPAHLWLITCIAYLVQK